A section of the Gloeobacter violaceus PCC 7421 genome encodes:
- a CDS encoding DUF1257 domain-containing protein, which yields MSHFTTVRLELKNRAVLKATLEQLGFTVALDAAVRGYKGETTRADLVVRRPGGYDIGFRRVGDHLEMVADFWGVGSSAERLLAPIRQRYARNVLIETAAAQGFTVESEQVGEAGEVRVVIARWA from the coding sequence ATGTCCCACTTCACCACCGTCCGCCTCGAACTGAAAAACCGCGCCGTCCTCAAGGCCACCCTTGAGCAATTGGGCTTTACGGTCGCCCTCGACGCCGCCGTGCGCGGCTACAAGGGCGAGACCACCCGCGCCGATCTGGTCGTGCGCCGCCCCGGCGGCTACGACATCGGCTTTCGCCGGGTAGGCGACCACCTGGAGATGGTGGCCGACTTCTGGGGTGTAGGCAGCAGCGCCGAGCGGCTGCTTGCACCTATCCGCCAGCGCTACGCCCGCAACGTGCTTATCGAAACGGCCGCCGCCCAGGGCTTTACGGTCGAAAGCGAGCAGGTGGGCGAGGCGGGCGAGGTGCGCGTCGTGATCGCAAGGTGGGCGTGA
- a CDS encoding DUF3493 domain-containing protein, whose translation MNAEEIARRRASLRVESRHPWRKLRLGLYLAFGASGVVGFFVAFFRVLAGRELPVSLTNLAVQSGVIALMVFLWRLETRKENALFERYLAQETRRPGA comes from the coding sequence ATGAACGCAGAAGAAATCGCTCGCCGTCGGGCTTCGCTGCGCGTCGAATCGCGCCATCCCTGGCGCAAGCTGCGGCTGGGGCTGTATCTGGCCTTCGGTGCGAGCGGCGTGGTCGGCTTTTTCGTCGCCTTTTTTCGGGTGCTGGCGGGGCGGGAGTTGCCGGTGAGCCTCACCAACCTGGCCGTGCAATCCGGGGTGATTGCGTTGATGGTCTTTTTGTGGCGGCTGGAGACGCGCAAAGAGAACGCGTTGTTCGAGCGCTATCTGGCCCAGGAAACCCGCCGCCCCGGAGCCTGA
- a CDS encoding undecaprenyl-phosphate glucose phosphotransferase, translated as MRQQTVPRFGRPWLEGLANGLTVLIVVSTLCWDALSVLFAYWMAYEVRASSPNTLYGPEFYWALAQFSVISTLLVFAASGLYRAPGYQSRFDEVAKALIGLVLAFAIVVAGVFFFREASFSRFVLLYAWAVAAVSIVAGRLALQQINRSLRGRGFGLQPVLIVGTGAPAESLKALLAMNPQWGLHLVGLVAEEPEAAAASGEVIASVATLGRYLTTHEVAEVWVALPDYPRRQLLELLQVITAVRPVQIRLVPGILEYVTARMQVDVLGGTALLTLQDTPLRRASNRFTKRFLDIVLSGFGLVLGAPLLVLIAAAVKFSSPGPVFYKQERIGRDGAVFWIYKFRTMREGAEGQGPGWTTRDDPRRTVVGAFLRRTSLDELPQLWNVLVGEMSLVGPRPERPIYVERFSQDIPKYPDRHLAKTGITGWAQIHGLRGDTSIPDRVRYDLYYIENWSLLLDLRIILVTALQVVFHPEDAY; from the coding sequence ATGCGCCAACAAACCGTACCCCGCTTCGGACGGCCCTGGCTGGAGGGTCTGGCGAACGGACTGACTGTACTCATTGTCGTCTCGACCCTTTGTTGGGATGCACTATCGGTGTTGTTTGCCTACTGGATGGCCTACGAAGTACGCGCCTCCAGTCCCAATACGCTGTACGGACCGGAATTTTATTGGGCGCTCGCGCAATTTAGCGTGATTTCCACACTGCTGGTCTTTGCCGCTTCAGGCCTGTACCGGGCACCGGGCTATCAGTCGCGCTTCGACGAAGTGGCCAAGGCACTCATCGGTCTTGTGCTCGCCTTTGCGATCGTGGTGGCGGGGGTGTTTTTCTTCCGCGAGGCTTCTTTTTCGCGCTTCGTGCTGCTTTATGCCTGGGCAGTGGCGGCGGTGTCGATCGTGGCGGGGCGGTTGGCGCTGCAGCAGATCAACCGCAGCCTCCGGGGGCGCGGCTTCGGATTGCAGCCGGTCCTCATCGTCGGCACCGGAGCACCGGCCGAATCGCTCAAGGCGTTGCTGGCGATGAATCCCCAGTGGGGTCTACATCTGGTCGGTCTGGTGGCCGAGGAGCCTGAGGCGGCGGCCGCAAGCGGTGAGGTGATTGCCTCGGTCGCGACGTTGGGACGTTACCTTACAACCCACGAGGTGGCCGAAGTCTGGGTGGCGCTGCCCGACTACCCACGCAGGCAGCTGCTTGAACTGTTGCAGGTAATTACTGCCGTGCGGCCGGTGCAGATCCGGCTGGTGCCTGGCATTCTCGAGTATGTGACCGCCCGTATGCAGGTGGATGTGCTAGGGGGAACGGCGCTGCTCACGCTGCAGGATACGCCGCTCAGACGTGCCTCCAATCGTTTTACCAAGCGATTTCTGGACATTGTGCTCTCCGGGTTCGGCCTGGTACTCGGGGCTCCTCTGCTGGTGCTGATCGCTGCGGCGGTCAAGTTCAGCAGCCCGGGACCGGTGTTCTACAAGCAGGAACGCATCGGCCGCGACGGGGCCGTGTTCTGGATTTATAAGTTCCGCACGATGCGGGAGGGTGCCGAGGGGCAAGGACCAGGTTGGACGACCCGCGACGATCCGCGCCGCACAGTGGTGGGAGCGTTTTTGCGGCGCACCAGCCTCGACGAATTGCCGCAACTTTGGAACGTACTAGTGGGCGAGATGAGCCTGGTTGGTCCCAGACCCGAGCGGCCTATCTATGTCGAACGCTTCAGCCAGGACATTCCCAAGTACCCCGACCGGCATCTGGCCAAGACGGGGATTACCGGCTGGGCGCAGATCCACGGCCTGCGCGGCGATACTTCGATTCCCGATCGGGTGCGCTACGACCTTTATTACATTGAAAACTGGTCGCTGCTGCTTGATTTGCGCATTATTTTGGTTACGGCCTTGCAAGTAGTGTTCCACCCCGAGGACGCCTATTAA
- a CDS encoding type II toxin-antitoxin system Phd/YefM family antitoxin, with protein sequence MARTPEEISAADFKARCLKLMDQVEQERTEVVITKRGKPVAKLVPFTAEAPSVFGFMAGTGVIRGDIEAPIGGPWDAEHD encoded by the coding sequence ATGGCGCGCACCCCCGAAGAAATTTCTGCGGCCGACTTTAAGGCCCGGTGCCTGAAACTGATGGATCAAGTCGAGCAGGAGCGCACGGAAGTGGTGATTACCAAGCGGGGCAAGCCGGTGGCGAAGCTGGTCCCGTTCACGGCAGAAGCACCGTCGGTCTTCGGATTCATGGCCGGCACGGGGGTCATCCGGGGCGACATCGAGGCTCCCATCGGGGGTCCATGGGATGCCGAACATGATTAA
- a CDS encoding VOC family protein has product MSAVSAKVLTPGALRRVHHLAFNVRDLAASRRFYAEVLGLEELTGEAVPSTLRAQVAAGKIANFVTPDGTVIDLFFEPELGPPDPDPHKAFTRANHLAFDIAPEAFDEAVAVLLAHGVPIDHGPVSRPTGRGIYFFDPDGFMLEIRCNPPASGAEV; this is encoded by the coding sequence GTGTCCGCTGTATCTGCAAAAGTGCTCACCCCCGGTGCGCTGCGCCGGGTGCACCATCTCGCCTTCAACGTGCGGGATCTGGCCGCCTCGCGCCGCTTCTACGCAGAGGTGCTGGGCCTGGAGGAACTCACGGGCGAGGCGGTACCCTCGACGTTGCGCGCTCAGGTGGCGGCGGGCAAAATTGCTAATTTCGTCACCCCGGACGGCACGGTCATCGATCTATTCTTCGAGCCCGAACTGGGACCGCCCGACCCGGATCCGCACAAAGCCTTCACCCGCGCCAACCACCTGGCCTTCGACATCGCCCCGGAGGCCTTCGACGAGGCAGTGGCGGTGCTGTTGGCCCACGGTGTGCCCATCGACCACGGACCGGTCAGCCGTCCCACCGGCCGGGGCATCTATTTTTTTGACCCGGACGGATTCATGCTCGAAATCCGCTGCAATCCACCGGCGAGCGGAGCGGAAGTCTAA
- a CDS encoding type II toxin-antitoxin system VapC family toxin translates to MPNMIKGYLLDTHVFLWLMLGCAHLKEAPVRTLASAAASGGLRVSPITCWEVAMLAARGRVHLGMPCQEWIAQSLSAPGLSVLDLSAQIAVEAAELPGQFHGDPADRILVACARVKNIALATRDAKILAYAQEGYLQVLPC, encoded by the coding sequence ATGCCGAACATGATTAAGGGGTATTTGTTGGATACCCATGTTTTTTTGTGGTTAATGCTCGGCTGCGCGCACCTTAAGGAGGCTCCAGTACGAACCCTTGCATCCGCCGCCGCGTCGGGGGGGCTGCGGGTGTCGCCGATCACCTGTTGGGAAGTCGCCATGCTGGCTGCTCGGGGTCGCGTCCACCTGGGGATGCCCTGTCAGGAATGGATAGCCCAATCCCTGAGTGCTCCCGGTCTGTCTGTGCTGGACCTGTCTGCCCAGATAGCGGTGGAGGCGGCCGAACTGCCGGGCCAGTTTCACGGCGATCCGGCGGATCGGATATTGGTCGCTTGCGCCCGGGTGAAGAACATCGCACTGGCCACAAGAGATGCCAAGATCCTCGCCTATGCCCAGGAGGGCTATTTGCAGGTTCTGCCTTGCTGA
- a CDS encoding DUF2997 domain-containing protein yields the protein MAEYQRIEYVIGKDGKITERVSGVEGGHCTEITAELEAALGRIERRESDGAPPLEGEVQRRLDQGHA from the coding sequence ATGGCCGAGTACCAGCGCATCGAGTACGTCATCGGCAAAGACGGCAAGATCACCGAGCGGGTCAGCGGCGTCGAAGGCGGGCACTGCACCGAGATAACCGCTGAGCTTGAGGCCGCCCTGGGTCGGATCGAACGGCGCGAGAGCGACGGTGCGCCGCCCCTCGAAGGCGAGGTGCAACGCCGACTCGACCAGGGCCATGCCTGA
- a CDS encoding YheT family hydrolase — protein sequence MLHSNAWQQYGERSPLAPPLPVPPWQEHVFAGAEGVPIAGRYARQTAGRPRGTLIGCYGIVGSLEGSWYVHYLARKAYARGYDVVLYDWRGHGKTAELSPVPPSDGWRDGEDIVRIAEQALALGCAAPAVAFGVSLGGQLVLWSLKAARDLHSDVLAGAVVLCPNLESNWSLANLQKTWTGRLIEEALVQELRREVARRLRLYPETVPAGVLDRVRFIRDFDDEMVIGYYGFASVEEYYRKTSGLYLLEELALPHLIIYAADDPMFDPRIVGELEQRSAANRCARLVITAQGGHVAHIGRPSGEEDEFWALNRTLEFCDELTAAR from the coding sequence TTGCTGCACAGCAACGCCTGGCAGCAGTACGGCGAGCGCTCGCCCCTGGCGCCGCCGCTGCCGGTGCCGCCGTGGCAAGAACACGTCTTTGCCGGAGCTGAAGGGGTGCCGATTGCCGGGCGCTACGCCCGCCAGACAGCGGGCCGCCCGCGCGGAACGCTCATCGGTTGCTATGGGATCGTCGGTTCGCTGGAGGGCAGCTGGTACGTGCACTATCTGGCGCGCAAGGCTTACGCCCGCGGCTACGACGTGGTGCTCTACGACTGGCGCGGCCACGGCAAGACGGCGGAACTCTCGCCAGTACCGCCCTCCGACGGCTGGCGCGACGGTGAAGATATCGTGCGCATCGCCGAGCAGGCACTTGCGCTGGGATGCGCTGCGCCGGCCGTCGCCTTCGGCGTCTCGCTCGGGGGGCAGCTGGTCCTCTGGTCGCTGAAGGCGGCCCGCGATCTGCACAGCGACGTCCTGGCGGGAGCGGTCGTCCTCTGTCCGAACCTCGAATCGAACTGGTCCCTTGCCAATTTGCAAAAAACCTGGACCGGTCGGCTGATCGAAGAGGCCCTGGTGCAGGAGTTGCGCCGCGAGGTGGCCCGGCGCCTGCGACTCTACCCCGAGACCGTTCCGGCCGGAGTGCTCGATCGAGTTCGCTTCATCCGCGACTTTGACGACGAGATGGTGATTGGCTACTACGGCTTTGCCTCGGTCGAGGAGTACTACCGCAAAACCAGCGGGCTGTATCTGCTCGAAGAGCTGGCGCTGCCGCATTTGATTATTTATGCCGCCGACGACCCGATGTTCGATCCGCGTATCGTGGGCGAACTGGAGCAGCGCAGCGCCGCCAACCGCTGCGCGCGCCTGGTGATCACTGCTCAAGGCGGCCACGTCGCCCATATCGGCCGGCCCAGTGGCGAGGAAGACGAATTTTGGGCCCTCAACCGCACACTGGAATTTTGTGATGAGCTGACCGCTGCCCGCTAG
- a CDS encoding MFS transporter — protein sequence MKLPGSVPRPIWILGFVSLLTDSSSEMIHALLPLFLVAELGASVLVLGMIEGIAEATASLVKVFSGALSDYLGQRKNLAVAGYALSAAAKPLFALATSPVWVLVARFADRLGKGVRGAPRDALMADLTPPPLRGAAFGLRQSLDTVGACIGPLVAAVLMAASGDNFRLVFLVALVPGFAAVALLVFGVREPERPAVASRLNRPLRWADLGALGRPYWLLVLAALLFSLGNSSDAFLLLRSQQLGVAAALLPLLLLVMNVVYALSAYPVGVLSDRIGRPGLLAAGWLLYALVYLGFAFAALPWQVWGLFALYGLYLGITQGILSALIADRVPAHLRGTAFGFFNLATGVALLPASLLAGALWQGLGGAAPFVVGGGCALAATLLLVLSGIVRVRN from the coding sequence ATGAAATTGCCGGGAAGCGTTCCCCGTCCCATCTGGATCTTGGGATTTGTCAGCTTGCTGACCGATTCCAGTTCCGAGATGATTCACGCATTGCTGCCGCTGTTTCTGGTGGCCGAGCTGGGCGCAAGTGTCCTGGTATTGGGAATGATCGAGGGCATCGCCGAGGCGACCGCCTCGCTGGTCAAAGTCTTCTCCGGCGCCCTGAGCGACTATCTTGGCCAACGCAAGAACCTGGCGGTGGCGGGCTATGCCCTCTCGGCAGCGGCCAAACCCCTTTTCGCTTTGGCCACCAGCCCCGTCTGGGTGCTGGTGGCCCGCTTCGCGGATCGGCTGGGCAAGGGCGTTCGCGGGGCGCCGCGCGACGCACTGATGGCGGATCTAACCCCGCCGCCCCTGCGCGGAGCGGCTTTTGGACTGCGCCAATCTCTCGATACAGTCGGAGCCTGCATCGGACCGCTCGTTGCCGCCGTTCTGATGGCCGCTTCGGGGGACAATTTTCGGCTGGTGTTTCTGGTGGCTCTGGTGCCCGGGTTTGCGGCGGTGGCCTTGCTCGTTTTCGGGGTGCGCGAGCCGGAAAGGCCGGCGGTCGCTTCCCGGCTGAATCGGCCGTTGCGTTGGGCGGATCTGGGGGCGCTGGGCCGCCCTTACTGGCTCCTGGTGCTGGCAGCGCTGCTCTTCAGCCTCGGCAATTCCAGCGACGCCTTTTTGCTGTTGCGCTCGCAGCAGCTCGGAGTTGCCGCGGCGCTGCTGCCGCTGTTGCTGTTGGTGATGAACGTTGTCTACGCCCTGAGCGCCTACCCGGTGGGGGTCTTGTCGGACCGCATCGGCAGGCCGGGGTTGCTTGCGGCCGGCTGGCTGCTTTACGCACTGGTGTACCTGGGGTTTGCCTTTGCCGCCCTCCCCTGGCAGGTGTGGGGGCTTTTTGCCCTCTACGGCCTCTATCTGGGCATCACCCAGGGCATCCTCTCCGCCCTGATTGCCGACCGCGTTCCGGCCCATCTGCGCGGCACCGCCTTCGGTTTTTTTAACCTGGCCACGGGAGTGGCGCTGCTGCCTGCGAGTCTGCTGGCGGGTGCTCTGTGGCAGGGACTGGGTGGTGCGGCTCCGTTTGTGGTCGGGGGAGGCTGCGCCCTGGCCGCAACCCTCCTGCTGGTCCTATCGGGAATAGTTCGAGTTAGAAACTAA
- a CDS encoding GDP-L-fucose synthase family protein — protein MQTDFERAKILVSGAGGFLGRHVVEQLLARGARAQNLVTPRSGELDLREPDACARAVEGMDLVIHLAAKVGGIGLNREKPAELYYDNLMMGTHLIHQSYKAGVGKFVCVGTICAYPKFTPVPFREDDLWNGYPEETNAPYGVAKKALLVQLQAYRAQYGFNGIYLLPVNLYGPWDNFDPKSSHVIPALIYKIAQAKQAGQKTLPVWGDGSPTREFLYVDDAAAGIVEAARTYDGAEPVNLGTGAEISIRDLVEMLCELMDFKGEILWETDKPNGQPRRCLDTSRARAEFGFAASTGLAEGLRRTLEWYARHGERLSLV, from the coding sequence ATGCAAACGGACTTCGAGCGCGCCAAGATCCTGGTGAGCGGCGCGGGCGGCTTTCTCGGACGCCACGTCGTCGAACAACTGCTGGCCCGGGGCGCCCGGGCGCAGAACCTGGTGACCCCGCGCTCGGGCGAACTGGACCTGCGCGAGCCGGACGCCTGCGCGCGGGCCGTCGAAGGCATGGACCTGGTAATCCACCTGGCGGCCAAGGTGGGCGGTATCGGCCTCAACCGCGAAAAACCGGCCGAACTCTACTACGACAACCTGATGATGGGTACCCATCTCATCCACCAGAGCTACAAAGCCGGTGTGGGCAAATTTGTCTGTGTGGGCACGATCTGCGCCTACCCGAAGTTCACCCCGGTGCCCTTCCGCGAGGACGATCTCTGGAACGGCTACCCCGAGGAGACCAACGCCCCCTACGGCGTCGCCAAAAAAGCCCTGCTGGTGCAGTTGCAGGCCTACCGGGCGCAGTACGGCTTCAACGGCATCTACCTGCTGCCGGTCAACCTCTACGGCCCCTGGGACAATTTCGACCCGAAAAGCTCCCACGTCATCCCGGCGCTCATTTACAAAATCGCCCAGGCCAAACAGGCGGGACAGAAGACGTTGCCCGTGTGGGGCGACGGCAGTCCGACGCGGGAGTTTCTCTATGTCGATGATGCGGCGGCCGGTATCGTCGAAGCCGCCCGCACTTACGACGGAGCGGAGCCGGTCAACCTGGGCACCGGCGCAGAGATTTCCATCCGGGATCTGGTGGAGATGCTGTGCGAGCTGATGGATTTCAAAGGCGAAATTCTCTGGGAGACCGACAAGCCCAACGGCCAGCCCCGCCGCTGCCTCGACACCTCCCGGGCTCGCGCCGAGTTCGGCTTTGCCGCCAGCACCGGCCTGGCCGAGGGCCTGCGGCGCACCCTCGAATGGTACGCCCGCCACGGCGAGCGCCTGAGCCTCGTCTAG
- a CDS encoding Hsp70 family protein: MSIVAVDFGTSNTVVCLENRARGTPETLVFPFSAHYPGGPPLVPSAVYIDSRGEALIGRPAAAATDKSRLFRGFKRDLSQEFEPSPRLVDGASYTSARVGEIFLDRLYAALNAQGVLPSQLILSAPVGAYEHYLNWLREACFRLALPEPLVVDESTAAALGYAIEAPGALVLVVDLGGGTLDLSLVRTSPLPTGAREQRAEVIAKSDRPWGCGGADIDQWIAEDYLDRAGLTRRSIGETAWQNLLLVAEAVKIRLSAQRFAAESWFDEQSFETHELRLDRDGLEAILERQQLLDRLREAVDEVLDQAYGRGVAKKEIAHVVLVGGTGLIPAVRKQLIGLFGREKVRFGKPFEAVAHGALTLARYGAVEDHLRHTYALRHWNPYAKAYEYLPLFTGGTPYPVAGEPILLQANAAGQKEVSLVLGELSAGTTTEVYEDAAGMLRTRPGSADGSFRPLGKRNQVNFTLDPPGVAGVDRLEVRFAVDGTRTLRVTVRDLSTGRLLVDEQPAGRLK; encoded by the coding sequence GTGAGCATCGTCGCCGTCGATTTCGGCACCTCCAACACGGTGGTATGCCTCGAAAACCGGGCCAGGGGCACCCCCGAAACCCTCGTCTTTCCGTTTAGCGCCCACTACCCGGGCGGACCGCCCCTGGTGCCCTCGGCGGTCTATATCGACAGCCGGGGCGAAGCGCTCATCGGCCGGCCGGCCGCCGCCGCCACCGACAAAAGCCGGCTCTTTCGAGGGTTCAAGCGCGACCTGTCCCAGGAATTCGAACCCTCGCCCCGGCTGGTGGACGGAGCGAGCTACACCTCGGCGCGGGTGGGCGAAATCTTTTTGGATCGTCTGTACGCCGCCCTCAACGCCCAGGGCGTCCTGCCTTCACAACTGATTTTGAGCGCACCGGTCGGGGCCTACGAACACTATCTCAACTGGTTGCGCGAAGCCTGCTTCCGGCTTGCCCTTCCCGAGCCGCTGGTGGTGGACGAATCGACGGCGGCGGCGCTGGGGTACGCCATCGAGGCGCCGGGAGCGCTGGTGCTGGTGGTCGATCTAGGCGGCGGCACCCTCGATCTCTCGCTGGTGCGCACAAGCCCCCTGCCCACAGGAGCGCGCGAGCAACGGGCGGAGGTGATCGCCAAATCCGACCGGCCCTGGGGTTGCGGGGGCGCCGATATCGATCAGTGGATCGCCGAGGATTATCTGGATAGAGCCGGTCTTACCCGCCGCAGTATCGGCGAAACCGCCTGGCAGAATTTGCTCCTGGTAGCCGAAGCGGTGAAGATCCGGCTTTCCGCTCAGCGCTTCGCCGCCGAGAGCTGGTTTGACGAGCAGAGCTTCGAGACCCACGAGTTGCGCCTCGATCGCGACGGCCTGGAGGCGATCCTGGAGCGGCAACAGCTCCTGGATCGCCTGCGCGAGGCGGTCGACGAAGTGCTCGATCAGGCCTACGGCCGGGGGGTGGCCAAAAAGGAGATCGCCCACGTCGTGCTGGTGGGGGGCACCGGCTTGATCCCGGCGGTCCGCAAGCAGCTAATCGGCCTGTTCGGCCGCGAGAAAGTCCGGTTCGGCAAACCCTTTGAGGCGGTGGCCCACGGCGCGCTCACCCTGGCGCGCTACGGCGCGGTGGAGGACCACCTGCGCCACACCTACGCCCTGCGCCACTGGAATCCCTATGCCAAGGCCTACGAATACCTGCCCCTGTTCACAGGCGGCACCCCCTACCCGGTGGCGGGCGAACCGATTTTGCTGCAGGCCAACGCCGCCGGCCAGAAGGAGGTGAGCCTGGTCCTGGGCGAATTGAGCGCCGGGACGACCACCGAAGTCTACGAAGATGCCGCCGGCATGCTGCGCACCCGCCCAGGCAGTGCCGACGGCAGCTTCCGGCCTTTGGGCAAACGCAATCAGGTGAATTTCACCCTCGATCCGCCCGGGGTGGCTGGGGTGGACCGCTTGGAAGTGCGCTTCGCCGTCGATGGCACCCGCACGCTGCGGGTGACGGTGCGGGATCTGTCCACCGGCCGGTTGCTCGTCGACGAGCAACCGGCCGGCCGGCTGAAATAA
- a CDS encoding helix-turn-helix domain-containing protein codes for MPEHCEPLLRSFMEAVGIGSWRGLARQAGVSPAAVGAVRRGEAFRLRVETAQKLAACLEVEPAAFLQTFAGVHLESRAERECGQWRSECLRLQKQLEAQQAVAEAHFRRETLQRLLPLLIQAPTLRRAAQGNPTLGAAGALRLLSPLEGLLADWGFEPIGAVWEPVAFDPELHLPDAADIAPGETVYVRFLGYRDQAEVLCRAKVSRTLPAGSGS; via the coding sequence ATGCCTGAGCACTGCGAACCGCTGTTGCGCAGCTTCATGGAGGCGGTGGGGATCGGCAGTTGGCGGGGATTGGCCAGGCAGGCCGGGGTGTCGCCCGCGGCGGTGGGTGCGGTGCGCCGGGGAGAAGCCTTTCGGCTCAGGGTGGAGACGGCCCAAAAGCTTGCCGCCTGTTTGGAGGTGGAGCCGGCGGCTTTTTTGCAGACCTTCGCAGGGGTACACCTCGAGAGCCGTGCCGAGCGCGAGTGCGGGCAATGGCGCTCAGAATGCCTGCGGCTGCAGAAACAGCTCGAAGCGCAGCAGGCGGTGGCAGAAGCGCATTTTCGCCGTGAAACTCTCCAACGGCTGCTGCCGCTGCTCATCCAGGCGCCGACCCTCAGGCGGGCCGCCCAGGGCAACCCGACGCTGGGAGCGGCGGGCGCCCTGCGCTTGCTCTCGCCGCTGGAGGGCCTGCTGGCCGACTGGGGCTTCGAACCTATCGGTGCTGTCTGGGAGCCGGTGGCCTTCGATCCCGAGCTGCACCTGCCGGACGCGGCGGACATCGCACCGGGCGAGACCGTCTACGTGCGCTTTTTGGGCTACCGGGACCAAGCGGAGGTGCTCTGCCGGGCGAAGGTGAGCCGGACGTTGCCCGCGGGGAGCGGATCGTGA
- a CDS encoding glycosyltransferase, which produces MSRQPSLQIEPFKEITFVIVTYNSAKTLTDSIESCLQTIHHHYGSRGRLVVVDNASLDSCSLIVDHYHRAYPDIFIGINSSNNLGFGKANNLAVEYFPSQVYALINPDVVFQPETILKLHGILVASRDVAIVCPKLLYPDHTVQPSVRTFPTFTYFLLRSLIGEKLQRKLYSFSYYYEHLYNFEIPCEVDWGIGAFMMVSGDYISKYGLFDERFFLYFEDVNLCLNAWRNGFRVLFDPQATAIHKYQRASTRSPFNYLRLLHTVSAFKFFTRHPELLY; this is translated from the coding sequence ATGAGCCGTCAGCCGTCGCTTCAGATCGAGCCTTTCAAAGAGATAACTTTTGTTATCGTCACCTATAATTCTGCGAAGACACTGACCGATTCGATCGAGTCTTGCCTGCAGACAATCCACCATCATTATGGATCGAGAGGCAGGCTTGTTGTTGTAGACAATGCATCGCTTGACAGCTGCTCTTTGATTGTCGATCACTACCATCGAGCCTATCCAGACATTTTTATCGGGATCAATTCAAGTAACAACCTTGGGTTTGGCAAGGCCAATAATCTTGCCGTCGAGTACTTTCCAAGCCAGGTATACGCTCTTATCAATCCAGACGTTGTTTTTCAACCGGAGACCATTCTAAAGCTTCACGGTATTCTAGTCGCGTCGAGAGATGTAGCAATTGTCTGTCCGAAATTGCTCTATCCTGACCATACTGTCCAGCCTTCAGTTCGAACTTTTCCGACTTTTACTTACTTTCTGCTGCGCAGCCTTATCGGTGAAAAACTTCAGCGTAAACTTTACTCCTTCAGTTATTATTACGAGCACTTATACAACTTTGAAATACCCTGTGAAGTGGATTGGGGCATTGGCGCATTTATGATGGTTTCTGGAGACTACATTTCAAAATACGGTCTTTTCGATGAGCGATTCTTTCTATATTTTGAAGATGTCAATCTTTGCTTGAATGCCTGGAGAAACGGGTTTCGGGTTTTGTTCGATCCCCAGGCAACAGCTATACACAAGTATCAGAGAGCCAGTACTCGCTCGCCGTTCAACTATTTGAGATTATTACATACTGTGTCCGCGTTTAAATTTTTTACAAGGCACCCCGAACTACTGTACTGA